From the Macaca nemestrina isolate mMacNem1 chromosome 7, mMacNem.hap1, whole genome shotgun sequence genome, the window AATGAGTGTGGTGTGTGCAGGGGgagggtggttttttttttttctttccagaggaAACAAAAAGTATTCTGACTAGGTTGCTGCCAGAGGACTTCACTCCCACTCCCCAACCCAATATCCATTGTAGAAAGAGCTTTTAGTTCAGACAGGACAATTAAAAAAGGGAGTAGGTGAGAGGCAGGAGGCCTGAGATCAAACCCTAAATAAGAACTGAAAGAGGAGTGGGCATCAGGTACCAAATCCTCTACACTAATGTCCTCCAAAGGCCACCAAGCCCTACCTGCCTGGCTCAGACACTGGACACTTGGAAGTTAGTCTAAATCCACTATTAAAATAGCCATGGACCTTGAGCAAGTCGCTTCCCTTCTCTGGGCCACATTTTCCTGACTTCTGGAATATCTAGATGATCTCTAAAGTCTGTTTCTTCCCTGTCTCTACAGTCACACAGTTGGCAGGGTTAGGGAGGGTAGACTGGAACAATGGGGATTTAGGGAAGTAGGGTCAAGGGGATGAAGACTGTCACTCACAGTTGCGCCAGTGGTGGCTGGGTCCTTGCCCTCCATGAGTCCATAAATGCTCTCCAGGACTTCGTCTGGACTCTTCCCTTTGAAGCGCTTCTGGCCCAGTTCCTTCACTGCCTCTTTGAACTGTTGAAACGTGATGGTTCGGGCGTTCTTGGCCCTGGTCAGTTAGACAGAAATCCAGAAACTTTGGAGCACAAATGCATTACCTTTCAAGGTCCAACTCTTACCTCACTCAGATTTGTCCTCTTTTGTCCTATCAGTAAGTGTCTCAATGACAAAGAATAGCACAGTGCCAGGTACCCTGTGGTGCTTGGTAGGCCCACTGCAAATGTTCCGCCACATGAACCCTTCCTTGGCCAACTACCTCGCACTTTcttctcacccccacccccacatctTTGGCTCCTCACTTGACTTTGCTGAACACGATGTCCACATCTGTGGAGGTGACCGTCTTGCCATCCATGATGCCACAGTCTTTGCATAGCTTGGAGAAGTTCTTGTTGTTCATTTCAGTGCCACTGCTTGATGATTCTCCAAAGGCAGCAAACCGATTGAATGTTTTCTCTGCCTCTGATGCCATGATCAGCTAGAGGTTGGGGAGGGCAGTCGTGGGAGAGACTTGGGGgtgaaggaggagggggagggaggactGTGGAGTAAAGACGATGAGTGTTAAGGTAAAATCAGTCAGCAACAGGAACAGCTCCCCTCTTCCCTGTTGgtgtctcctctctccctcccagctCCCACTGCACCTACACAACTACAGCATGAGTCTCCCCTTCCCAGCACTGGAGATACCAATATGGATCCTACCTACTGAATGATTCTCTCTTTCCCCCACCTCTTTTATGTACCTAAGATTACCTGGACGGTGATCTGACCCTTCCCGGCCTTTGTATTTAAGTGTGTGCAGATATGTGGTAGCCAGTTGGCTGTTGCAAATgaggagacagagggaggagagggaaattTCTATGACCTCAGCAGTGCTTATGTGACATCACTTCTGGTCCCAGCTACAGCCCTTGCCTTCAAAGGAGGGGGCTTTTGGTCTCCCTATCTTGCATGCTGAATTGAGCAAACTGCCAACTTTCTGACCTTTTCGGATGATTACATTTCCATCATTTCAGCCAAGCTTACCCATCCTCTGGGTCCCAGTCAAATTGCCTTATGCTCTGCCCCACAACAGAAGTTGAGGCGAGCCCAGGGAAGTtgttttagtctgtttgggctgctataacaaaatatcataaactgggtggcttataaacaacagacatttatttctcagagttctgaagGCTGACAAGGCTAAGATCAAGGCATGGGCAGATTCAGTGTTTCATGAGGGCTGCTTTCTGGTCTAGAGATggtaccttcttgctgtgtcttcacatggttgAAAGGGTGAATGAGTTCCCTTGGGCCTATTTATACGGGTATAAATCCCATTTAgaaaggctctgccctcataaaaCTAAATCACCCCCCAAAATgccccatctcctaataccatgactttggg encodes:
- the LOC105496568 gene encoding tubulin polymerization-promoting protein family member 2 encodes the protein MASEAEKTFNRFAAFGESSSSGTEMNNKNFSKLCKDCGIMDGKTVTSTDVDIVFSKVKAKNARTITFQQFKEAVKELGQKRFKGKSPDEVLESIYGLMEGKDPATTGATKATTVGAVDRLTDTSKYTGTHKERFDESGKGKGIAGREVMNDNTGYVSGYKGAGTYDKKTK